Proteins from a genomic interval of Arachis hypogaea cultivar Tifrunner chromosome 10, arahy.Tifrunner.gnm2.J5K5, whole genome shotgun sequence:
- the LOC112715649 gene encoding WAT1-related protein At4g08290, which produces MGEELSYCEKVRAWFTKSKAFLLILSLQFGSAGMYIITMDALNKGLSHYVFVVYRNVVATLALGPFAFFLERKVRPKMTPRIFAEIVALAFIEIILDQCFTFLGMKLTSASFASAVMNSVPSITFVLAIIFRLERMNIRNIGCQAKVTGTVVSLGGAILMAMYKGPILNIVTSSTTHVAHNGNNANATADHWLMGAIFILIGCAGFSGFYILQAITLRKYPAEMSLATWVCFIGAIQSSAVTAYMERDSPQVWILAPDSRLLACLYAGVVTSAIQFYVQGLVIKTTGPVFVTAFNPLRMIIVTAFASILLSEKLYLGSVIGGVVVVVGLYLVVWGKSKEKKGVKHAMLPPSPEKEIQQQQLPVTVPRNFDASNNNNNDDDDDNNMDHQLMVVVGIKNNDVEARRSSSC; this is translated from the exons atgGGTGAAGAATTGAGCTATTGTGAGAAAGTTCGTGCATGGTTCACAAAATCAAAGGCATTTTTGCTAATATTAAGCTTGCAATTTGGGTCAGCGGGCATGTACATTATCACCATGGATGCTCTAAACAAGGGATTGAGTCATTATGTCTTTGTTGTTTATCGTAATGTTGTTGCCACTCTCGCTCTTGGCCCCTTCGCTTTTTTCCttgaaag gAAAGTTAGGCCCAAGATGACACCTCGGATATTTGCAGAGATTGTGGCACTGGCTTTTATAGA GATTATACTTGATCAATGCTTCACCTTCCTGGGAATGAAATTAACTTCAGCATCTTTTGCATCTGCTGTGATGAACTCTGTACCCTCCATAACCTTTGTGCTGGCAATTATTTTTag ATTGGAGCGCATGAACATTAGGAACATAGGATGCCAAGCGAAAGTGACAGGCACTGTGGTAAGTCTTGGAGGCGCTATTCTAATGGCAATGTACAAAGGTCCTATTCTTAACATTGTGACGTCATCAACAACCCATGTGGCCCACAATGGGAATAATGCTAACGCCACTGCTGACCACTGGCTCATGGGTGCTATCTTCATTCTAATAGGCTGTGCTGGCTTCTCTGGTTTCTACATATTGCAA GCAATAACATTGAGAAAGTACCCAGCAGAGATGTCCCTAGCCACGTGGGTATGCTTTATTGGTGCAATTCAAAGCAGTGCAGTTACTGCTTACATGGAGCGTGATTCTCCTCAAGTCTGGATTCTGGCTCCTGATTCTAGGCTTCTTGCCTGTTTATATGCG GGAGTAGTAACATCAGCAATACAGTTCTATGTGCAAGGGCTGGTGATTAAAACAACGGGTCCAGTATTTGTGACTGCTTTCAATCCCCTGCGTATGATCATAGTCACAGCCTTCGCTTCCATACTCCTTTCTGAGAAGCTCTACCTAGGAAG TGTTATTGGAGGAGTAGTGGTGGTTGTAGGGCTTTATTTGGTTGTGTGGGGAAAATCTAAAGAGAAGAAAGGCGTAAAACATGCGATGCTGCCACCATCCCCTGAAAAAGAAATCCAACAACAGCAGCTACCAGTTACTGTTCCCAGAAATTTTGATGCcagcaacaataataataatgatgacgaCGATGATAATAATATGGATCATCAACTTATGGTCGTGGTTGGAATCAAGAACAACGACGTTGAAGCAAGAAGATCATCATCATGTTAG